GACGGGCGGTCCGGCTCCAAAGCCGCTTCATGGCGTGTCGGCGATTATGGTGTCCCGGCCACTGTTTTTTGCCCGGTACAACAATTCATCGACCCGTATCAGCAAATCCTGCTGGTGCATGGCCCCTGAAGGGAGCATGGTGGCGAGCCCCATGCTCAAGGTGACGTGTTTCCGCGTCGGCGCTTTTTCGTTCGCGATACCGAGCACCCGGATCTCGTCCATGAGCGCGTGCATGAGGGGCAGCGTCTGCTCAGCAGTGCTGTTGCCGAAGACCATGACGAATTCCTCGCCGCCGTATCTCGCGCACATGTCGCCGGGGCGCCGGGCATATTTCCTGAGGATGGCGCCGAGGCGGGCCAGGCATTTGTCTCCGTACTGGTGGCCGTAGGTGTCGTTGAGAATCTTGAAGTGGTCGATGTCCATCATCGCCGCCGTGACGGGCAGATTCAGGCGCGCGCAGCGCCGCCATTCGCTCTGCAGGAACTCGTCGAAGGTGCGCCGGTTGAAAAGACCTGTCAGGCCATCCAGCCGGGCCAATTCCATGGCCCGCTCCTCGGCCAGTTTCCGCTGGGTGATGTTGCGGTGCTCGATGACGAGATACGTCCGGCCTTCGTGCTGAAACGAGTTGGCGCTCATCATGAACCAGCGTTTCTCCTCGGGACTGTGGCACGGGTATTCGAGCTGGCAGCACGCGTTCCCGGCGATCACCTGACGGATGCCCTCGGAAGCGGCGCTCCCGAACTCGTCACCCATCCGGGCCGCCTTTTCGCAGATTTCGAGATAGTTGACCCCGGCCCATGCGCCTTCGATCCGGCACTGGTTTTCGCGGCCGAAAAGGTCCCATCCCTTGTTGGTCAGGATGATCACTCCCGAGCAGTCCGTTACGACAATGTGCTCCGATACCGAGTCCAGAACTTTTTTCAGAAATTCGTGGGAATGCAGCATGTGTAGTTCCTTGGCGATTCTATCGGTTTCGCGTGAACCTCGGCTCTGGCTGCCCTGCTCCGGGAGTCTCAGAGATGATGCCACAATGTACGCGTTCTTCGACGGACTTACCAGCGTCGGCGGCTGTCCGCATGATCCCCGACGAAACCTGGTGGTTGGCTCCATGAACAGCAGGGGGGGCGGGTGGAGCAGAGGCTGGTGGAGCTCGTTGAAGCGGCGATAGTGACGGCCTTGATCAGAAACTGCGCGAGATGCCGGGCCTGGGCGCCGCGTTCTCTCAACGGCAATTCGCAGACGATGGCGTCGTTCTAGTCCGAAAGGGCTTTGAGGTGGGCGTAGAGGTTGTTCCGGGTGCCTGCAAGTCCGAGCTTGCGCCGAATGTTCTCGCGGTGGGTCTCAACGGTCCTGGTTGAGATGTTCATCATCTGCGCGATTTCCTTGGAACTGGCGTTGCGTCGGATCAGATCGACCACCCGCAGCTCCTTGGCGGTCAACGAGGCCTGCAGCAGGGAGGCGTGTATGGGATCTGTGTCCGCGCCGCGGGACGGCTCCGACTCATCCATGCCTGCAGCAGCCTGATGCTTGTCCAAGGCGTCCTTGAGGGTCTGACGCAGGATGGAGGCAGGGCAGGGCTTGGTATGAAACCGGAAGACCTCTCCGGTGTTCACGGCGGCGATGGCGGAATCCATGTCCGCAAAACCCGTCAGCATGATCCGTACGGTATTGGGGGAGATCTCCCGAACCCACGAAAGGAACTCTATGCCGTTCATGCCCGGCATCTTCAGGTCTGAGACGACTACG
The Desulfomicrobium escambiense DSM 10707 genome window above contains:
- a CDS encoding response regulator, whose amino-acid sequence is MTDKILLVDDDPGILEGLKVVLYRGFNLRTALGPEAGLEMLRSTGPYAVVVSDLKMPGMNGIEFLSWVREISPNTVRIMLTGFADMDSAIAAVNTGEVFRFHTKPCPASILRQTLKDALDKHQAAAGMDESEPSRGADTDPIHASLLQASLTAKELRVVDLIRRNASSKEIAQMMNISTRTVETHRENIRRKLGLAGTRNNLYAHLKALSD
- a CDS encoding sensor domain-containing diguanylate cyclase, with the translated sequence MLHSHEFLKKVLDSVSEHIVVTDCSGVIILTNKGWDLFGRENQCRIEGAWAGVNYLEICEKAARMGDEFGSAASEGIRQVIAGNACCQLEYPCHSPEEKRWFMMSANSFQHEGRTYLVIEHRNITQRKLAEERAMELARLDGLTGLFNRRTFDEFLQSEWRRCARLNLPVTAAMMDIDHFKILNDTYGHQYGDKCLARLGAILRKYARRPGDMCARYGGEEFVMVFGNSTAEQTLPLMHALMDEIRVLGIANEKAPTRKHVTLSMGLATMLPSGAMHQQDLLIRVDELLYRAKNSGRDTIIADTP